The sequence CAGGTCTCCCCCGGCCGCAAGAACCGGCTGCTGCTCGAGGTCTCCGGCACCGAGGGGACGCTGACGTTCGACCAGGAGCAGCCGGAGCAGCTGTGGCACGGCCGCCGGTCCGCCTCGGAGGTCCTCGTGCGCGACCCGGAGTCCCTGTCCGCCGCGGCGGCGCGGTACAGCCGCCTGCCCGGCGGGCACGCCCAGGGCTACCAGGACTGCTTCGACGCCTTCGTCCGCGACACCGCCCTCGCCGTCGCCGGCGAGGTCCCCGACGGCCTGCCCACCTTCGCCGACGGCCTCCGCTCGGTCCGGGTGGTTGACGCGGTCGTGGCCTCGGCCGCCGACGACGGCTCCTGGGTGGCGGTGGACGGGCCGTGAGCGCCGGCACCCCGAGCGCAGGCACCCCGGCGGTGGCCGGCGCGCCCCTCGTCCGCATGACCGGCATCGTCAAGTCGTTCTTCGGCGTCGACGTCCTGCACGGCGTCGACATGGACGTGCGGGCTGGGGAGGTCCACGCGCTGGTGGGCGAGAACGGCGCCGGCAAGTCGACCCTCATGAAGGTCCTGGCCGGGGTCCACCAGCCCGACGCGGGGACCGTCGAGCTCGACGGGCGCCCCGTCCGCTTCCACCACCCGCTGGAGGCCCAGCAGGCCGGCGTCACGACGGTCTACCAGGAGTTCAACCTCCTGCCGGAGCGGACCGTCGCCGAGAACGTCTTCCTCGGCCGCGAGCCCCGCCGTCGCCTCGGCCTGGTCGACACCGCGCGGATGCGCCGCGACACCGCCGCGCTGCTGACCGACCTCGGGATCGATGGCGGCGTGCTCGCACCCCACCGCCGGGTGGCCTCGCTGTCGGTGGCCCAGCAGCAGGTGGTCGAGATCGTGAAGGCGATGTCCTTCGACGCCCGCATCATCTGCATGGACGAGCCGACCGCGGCGCTGGCCGGCGCCGAGGTCGAGCTGCTGTACCGGCTGGTGCGCACGCTGCAGGAGCGCGGCGTCGCGATCCTCTACGTGTCCCACCGGCTCGTCGAGATCTTCGACCTCTCCGACCGGATCACCGTCCTGAAGGACGGCCACCTGGTCCACACCGTCGACACCGCCGACACGACCCCCGAGGGGATCGTCCGCGACATGGTCGGCCGCTCCTTCAGCGCCTTCTTCCCCGAGCGCGGCGACACTGGCCCGGCCGACGAGGTGGTCCTCTCCCTCCGCGGTGCCGGGAACCACGACGTCGACGGGATCGACCTCGACGTGCACGCCGGCGAGGTGGTCGGCGTCGCCGGCCTCCAGGGCAGCGGCCGGACCGAGCTGGCGCACGCCATCTTCGGCATGCGCCCCCTCCTCCGCGGCACCATGCGCGTCCGGGACCGCGAGGTGCGGCCGACGTCGCCGCGGGAGGCCGTCGCGGCCGGCATCGCCCTGGTCACCGAGGACCGGAAGGCGGAGGGGCTGGCGCTCGAGCAGGGCGTCACGGCGAACGCCCGCCTGGTCCTCGACGCGGTCACACCTCGCCGGGCGGACGAGCGGGCGGCGGCCATCCCGGGGGTCCTCGACAGCCTCAACTTCACGGCCAGCAGCGCCGACCGGGAGGTCCGGTACCTCTCCGGCGGCAACCAGCAGAAGGTCGTCCTCACCAAGTGGCTCGTCACCGAGCCGTCCGTCCTGGTCCTCGACGAGCCCACGCGCGGCATCGACGTCGGCGCCAAGCGGGCCGTGTACGACCTGGTCCGTGAGCGCTGCGCGGGGGGCGACGGGGTCCTGCTGATCTCCTCCGAGCTCCCCGAGCTGCTCGGGATGGCCGACCGGAT comes from Euzebya sp. and encodes:
- a CDS encoding sugar ABC transporter ATP-binding protein, translating into MSAGTPSAGTPAVAGAPLVRMTGIVKSFFGVDVLHGVDMDVRAGEVHALVGENGAGKSTLMKVLAGVHQPDAGTVELDGRPVRFHHPLEAQQAGVTTVYQEFNLLPERTVAENVFLGREPRRRLGLVDTARMRRDTAALLTDLGIDGGVLAPHRRVASLSVAQQQVVEIVKAMSFDARIICMDEPTAALAGAEVELLYRLVRTLQERGVAILYVSHRLVEIFDLSDRITVLKDGHLVHTVDTADTTPEGIVRDMVGRSFSAFFPERGDTGPADEVVLSLRGAGNHDVDGIDLDVHAGEVVGVAGLQGSGRTELAHAIFGMRPLLRGTMRVRDREVRPTSPREAVAAGIALVTEDRKAEGLALEQGVTANARLVLDAVTPRRADERAAAIPGVLDSLNFTASSADREVRYLSGGNQQKVVLTKWLVTEPSVLVLDEPTRGIDVGAKRAVYDLVRERCAGGDGVLLISSELPELLGMADRIVVMRDGRLVGEVGRDATEEDVLALAAGTGEAAA